From a single Prosthecobacter algae genomic region:
- a CDS encoding TIR domain-containing protein, translating into MNLDKTVEAIFVRIASFDDLAKMLGASPKQLRFLLYGCSDYSKYTIFSIAKRKGGTRLIKAPRVELKCIQRRLASLIQDRVRPRACAHGFVRSRSVVTNALLHVRHRTVFNIDLKDFFPTINFGRVRGLFMAAPFGAPEKIATVIAQLCCHEGVLPQGAPTSPVVSNLICMRLDTQLQKLAKNHRCIFSRYADDITFSRRKGNMPSDIASEDANGDFVVGNELRRIIDSNGFSIHPDKVHLYRNTTRQSVTGLVVNRRVNVPREFIRNIRAMISDWHKNGLDSAEKSHHEKHYRRALIAGLKPPLPRIIEGKLNFLRMVKGIDDPVRRNLQRQFVNVYPEYQKVMEKENSELSMRDLFISHASEDKDAFVRPLVQALVKVGVSVWYDEAEMTIGDKLTNKINEGLTKSRYGLVVLSPSFFSVKKTWPDREVNALFAMEDADGNSRVLPLWYKVDKEQVSKTNPLLAGQLAWKAADFSVDVLAEKFRDFMKNRRSKDA; encoded by the coding sequence ATGAATTTAGATAAAACTGTTGAAGCTATTTTTGTGAGAATAGCTTCATTTGATGACTTGGCGAAAATGCTTGGGGCATCACCAAAGCAGTTACGGTTTTTGTTGTATGGATGTTCAGATTATTCAAAATATACTATCTTCAGCATAGCAAAACGAAAAGGTGGAACCCGCTTGATCAAGGCCCCTCGAGTTGAGTTGAAATGCATTCAGCGGCGCCTTGCTTCATTGATTCAAGACCGTGTTCGACCAAGGGCTTGTGCGCATGGCTTTGTGCGATCCAGAAGTGTTGTAACTAATGCACTCCTCCATGTTCGCCATCGCACAGTATTTAACATAGATCTAAAAGACTTCTTCCCAACAATTAATTTTGGTAGAGTGCGAGGCCTTTTTATGGCAGCTCCGTTTGGTGCCCCCGAAAAGATAGCTACTGTCATAGCCCAGCTCTGTTGCCATGAAGGGGTTCTTCCTCAAGGTGCTCCTACATCACCGGTGGTTTCCAATTTGATATGCATGCGGTTAGACACTCAACTGCAAAAACTGGCTAAAAATCATAGGTGTATTTTTAGCAGGTATGCCGACGATATAACATTCTCCAGGCGTAAGGGCAACATGCCTTCCGATATCGCTAGCGAAGATGCTAATGGCGATTTTGTTGTGGGTAATGAACTCCGTCGAATTATAGATAGTAACGGTTTTTCAATCCATCCAGATAAAGTTCATCTCTATAGAAATACCACTCGCCAATCTGTTACTGGCCTTGTGGTGAATAGACGAGTTAATGTCCCTCGCGAATTTATCAGAAATATTCGCGCAATGATTTCTGACTGGCATAAGAACGGACTGGATTCTGCAGAAAAAAGTCACCATGAGAAACACTACCGTAGAGCACTGATCGCTGGATTAAAACCACCCCTTCCGCGGATCATAGAAGGAAAATTAAATTTTTTAAGAATGGTTAAAGGCATTGACGATCCTGTGCGTCGAAATTTGCAAAGACAGTTCGTGAATGTTTATCCCGAATATCAAAAGGTTATGGAAAAAGAAAATAGTGAACTATCAATGCGTGATTTATTCATTTCGCACGCCTCTGAAGATAAGGATGCATTTGTGCGACCATTAGTTCAAGCGCTCGTTAAGGTGGGTGTAAGTGTTTGGTACGATGAAGCTGAAATGACTATCGGTGACAAGTTGACAAACAAGATTAATGAAGGCTTAACTAAATCAAGATATGGCTTGGTGGTTTTGTCCCCAAGCTTTTTTAGTGTAAAAAAAACATGGCCTGACAGAGAGGTGAATGCCCTGTTTGCTATGGAAGATGCCGATGGAAACTCTCGAGTTCTACCCCTTTGGTATAAGGTCGACAAAGAACAGGTATCAAAGACAAATCCTCTTTTAGCCGGACAATTGGCGTGGAAAGCAGCGGATTTTTCTGTAGACGTTCTGGCAGAGAAATTTCGAGACTTTATGAAAAATAGAAGATCTAAAGATGCTTGA
- a CDS encoding DpnII family type II restriction endonuclease: protein MKRYRQTFEEISASLIPIEASWLDSHAEGVIALLKHLPEKAAYADADVAALLATNFEQATTAIRLFLDVSKDDYTHRMQELLGPGGIGKKRYLADPPAYLKALNQLELCKLMTQAIHQPLHWSDVLIERLKGGRGSAIKGQTRGRGMEDFVEGIVRSIFSDEQVAVRCRFTGAKGQSTEKADFAIPSANDPVILIEVKAYGATGSKQTDVLGDIARIVEEKRHDTVLLLVTDGITWKQRTNDLRKLVALQNEGKIHRIYTKSMAEDLRSDLETLRSENDFQPTP from the coding sequence ATGAAACGGTACCGACAAACCTTTGAAGAAATCTCAGCATCTTTGATACCGATAGAAGCGTCATGGCTGGACAGCCATGCTGAGGGAGTCATTGCTCTGCTTAAACATTTGCCAGAGAAAGCAGCTTACGCAGATGCAGATGTGGCTGCATTGCTGGCTACCAACTTCGAACAGGCAACCACTGCTATTCGTCTCTTCCTAGACGTTTCAAAAGACGACTACACGCATCGGATGCAAGAACTTCTGGGCCCGGGAGGTATTGGAAAAAAAAGGTATTTGGCGGATCCCCCTGCTTACCTCAAGGCACTTAACCAGCTTGAATTATGTAAACTCATGACTCAGGCTATCCACCAACCCCTTCACTGGTCGGATGTACTGATCGAACGCCTCAAGGGTGGGCGAGGCAGTGCCATCAAAGGGCAGACAAGGGGCCGTGGTATGGAAGACTTTGTCGAAGGCATTGTGAGGTCTATATTTTCAGACGAACAGGTTGCAGTTCGTTGTCGCTTCACCGGTGCCAAAGGACAGAGCACGGAGAAAGCTGACTTTGCGATTCCCTCCGCCAATGACCCTGTAATCCTTATCGAGGTGAAGGCATATGGTGCAACTGGAAGTAAACAGACAGATGTACTCGGTGATATCGCCCGTATTGTTGAAGAGAAGCGACATGACACGGTTTTACTTCTCGTGACTGATGGAATCACTTGGAAGCAGCGAACCAATGACTTGCGAAAACTAGTAGCGCTTCAGAATGAAGGAAAAATTCATCGTATTTACACTAAATCGATGGCCGAAGATCTCAGGAGTGATCTGGAAACTTTGCGATCAGAAAATGATTTTCAGCCGACACCATGA
- a CDS encoding DNA adenine methylase, producing the protein MKTFSEPQLSLISETTKLPDEIANFPRFRYMGSKFRLLPWIHETLAEIGFETATDAFSGSGVVSYLLKAMGKQVRANDTLAFPSVLTSATVANNATRLNAPDLELLLSAKARSQSEQFIRKTYEGIFYTPEELSCLDDLWSGIRQLESPFKRAMALAALLRSAIKRQPRGLFTISDPTRYQDGRRDLQLNIREHFIEQVAIYNAAVFSNGQRNSVTSSDVFHVNPGSDLVYMDPPYVPLADDNCYIKRYHFLEGLACYWEGKELMMHTKVRKIVKPFTPFSYRQTALEAFDRLFRHFSDSIQVLSYSSNAYPDLPTLCSIMRRYKKSVEVLEKNHRYHFGTHAAAKRNVVKEYLIIGS; encoded by the coding sequence ATGAAAACATTTTCGGAACCGCAGTTGTCTCTCATCTCTGAGACAACCAAGCTTCCTGATGAGATCGCAAATTTCCCGCGATTCCGATACATGGGTAGCAAGTTCCGGCTGCTTCCGTGGATTCATGAAACACTTGCTGAAATCGGTTTCGAAACAGCAACGGACGCATTTTCTGGTTCGGGGGTGGTGTCGTATTTACTTAAGGCTATGGGGAAGCAAGTCCGAGCCAATGATACGCTCGCGTTTCCTTCAGTTCTGACATCGGCGACGGTGGCGAACAACGCTACTCGTCTGAATGCACCGGACCTTGAACTTCTCCTTTCTGCGAAGGCCCGCTCGCAGTCTGAGCAGTTCATTCGGAAAACTTACGAGGGCATTTTCTACACGCCTGAAGAACTTTCATGTCTTGACGACCTTTGGTCCGGCATTCGCCAATTGGAGTCTCCATTCAAACGCGCTATGGCCTTGGCCGCCCTGCTACGCTCGGCAATTAAACGTCAACCGCGCGGACTTTTCACGATCAGTGATCCAACTCGCTACCAGGACGGCAGGCGAGATCTTCAATTGAACATTCGGGAACACTTTATCGAGCAGGTTGCCATCTACAACGCGGCTGTGTTCAGCAACGGCCAACGAAATTCTGTTACCAGTAGCGATGTATTCCACGTGAATCCTGGCAGTGATTTGGTTTACATGGATCCGCCCTATGTGCCGTTAGCTGACGATAATTGTTATATAAAGCGTTACCATTTCCTCGAAGGCTTGGCTTGCTACTGGGAAGGCAAAGAGCTGATGATGCACACAAAAGTGCGGAAAATTGTCAAACCCTTCACTCCTTTCTCATACAGGCAAACAGCGCTTGAAGCCTTTGACCGTCTTTTCCGCCATTTTTCAGATTCCATTCAAGTTCTTTCCTATTCATCGAATGCTTATCCTGATCTTCCAACTCTTTGTTCGATAATGAGGCGCTACAAGAAGTCCGTCGAAGTACTTGAGAAAAATCATCGATACCACTTTGGGACCCATGCGGCGGCCAAACGAAACGTCGTCAAAGAGTATCTCATCATTGGCTCATGA